A window of Primulina huaijiensis isolate GDHJ02 chromosome 9, ASM1229523v2, whole genome shotgun sequence contains these coding sequences:
- the LOC140983879 gene encoding uncharacterized protein: MKRGCQSFLASIVSVSEPANQKLEDVDVVRDFSRVFPDDVSDGIEVDPSKVEEVRDWPVPKSVTEICSFLGLAGYYRKFIQSLSSIVMLMTALTKKNTKFIWGSEYHESFDRLKQALTTAPVLAMPSGQREYVVYTDASKLDALSRKHAVIAHFSVRRPLQAEIQMFELAVYAKGDLPNLATLTVKPTLGDRIQVSSVLDDVGERAEIGPDIVSQTVEFVVKIRDRMKTAQSRQKSYVDQRCRDLEFAVGDHMFVKVALLKGVMRFGKKDKLIPRYIEPFEILERVGTLEDRVALPPNLAGVHNVFHVSRLRKYMSNHSHVLNHEPLQLTPNLSFKERPTQILDRQERRLRNKMIHMVIVKWLNHSEEEAT, translated from the exons ATGAAGAGAGGCTGCCAGTCGTTTCTGGCCAGTATTGTGTCAGTGTCAGAGCCAGCCAACCAGAAGCTAGAGGACGTTGATGTGGTCAGAGATTTCTCTAGGGTTTTCCCTGACgatgtttcag ATGGTATAGAGGTTGACCCTAGTAAAGTTGAGGAAGTCAGAGACTGGCCAGTGCCTAAGAGCGTGACAGAGATCTGTAGCTTCTTGGGATTGGCTGGTTATTACAGGAAGTTTATTCAGAGCTTATCTTCTATTGTGATGCttatgaccgccttgacgaagaagaacaCCAAGTTTATCTGGGGATCTGAGTACCACGAGAGCTTTGACAGGTTGAAGCAGGCGTTGACCACTGCaccagttctagctatgccatcagggcaaagAGAGTACGTGGTTTACacagatgcttcgaagctcg atgcactgagtAGGAAGCATGCAGTGATTGCTCATTTTTCGGTACGGAGACCGCTGCAGGCGGAGATTCAGATGTTcgagcttgcagtttatgccaAGGGCGATCTCCCAAATCTAGCTACACTGACAGTGAAGCCGACTTTGGGAGACAGAATCCAG GTCTCCAGTGTATTGGACGATGTAGGAGAGAGGGCAGAGATAGGGCCGGATATTGTCAGTCAGACTGTAGAGTTTgtggtcaagatccgtgataggatgaagaccgctcagAGCCGGCAGAAGAGTTACGTGGATCAGCGATGCagagatcttgagtttgccgtaggagaCCATATGTTCGTGAAGGTCGCATTgctgaagggtgtgatgagatttgggaagaaagacAAGCTCATTCCGAGATACATAGAGCCGTTTGAGATACTggagagagttgggacacttgaAGACAGAGTTGccttaccgccgaatctggcgggAGTACATAATGTTTTCCACGTCTCTaggctgcggaagtacatgtcgaatcatTCACATGTACTGAACCATGAGCCACTTCAGCTAACACCGAACCTGTCTTTCAAGGAGAGACCCACTCAAATATTGGATAGACAGGAGAGGAGGCTCCGGAACAAAATGATCCACATGGTCatagtcaagtggctaaatcattcTGAGGAGGAGGCTACTTAA